The Nitratidesulfovibrio sp. SRB-5 genomic sequence AAAGGACATCCAGATGGGCATGAGCCTGGGTGCCAACCTGTACATGGTCAAGCCCGCCCAGCCGGAAAAGATGGTCAAGAACATAAAGATGCTGCTCGGTTGACCGATACAGTGCAGTATAGTGGTTCTGAATGCGCGGCATTGCGCCGCGCCAAGGCTTTCTGGGGGCCCGGAGAAACCGACGGATGCGGCCATGCTGCCGCGCCGGTCGGCATCCCGGCTATCGAGCACGGCCACGCCCCGGCCTACCTGAGGTGAGGGTATGAGTCAGGATTTCATGGATCCGGAAATATTCGCCGATTTCATCGTCGAAGCCAAAGAGCACCTTGAGACCATCGAGCCCAACCTGCTCGAACTCGAGAAGGCGCCGGACAATCTCGCGCTGCTGAACGAGATATTCCGCCCCATGCATTCGCTGAAGGGCGCGTCCGGCTTTCTGGGGCTGAACCGGATCAACGGCCTTGCGCACCGTGCCGAAAACATCATGGACGAGTTGCGCAAGGGGGACATGACCGTCACCTCCGAGATCATGGACGTCATTCTCTCGGCCACCGACGCGCTGCGCCAGATGGTGGACAACCTTGATACCACCGGCGGAGAGGGCGATGTGGAGACGGAATCCATCATCGCCACCATCGACGCCATCATGGCCGGCGGTGCTCCGCCAGCGGCCCCGCGTCCCGCGCCCGCCGCACCCGCACCCGCACCCGCGCCCGCGCCTGAACCCGCCCCGGTGGCTGAACCCGTTGTCGCTCCGGCACCCGCGCCTGCCCCGGCACCCGCTGCCGCGCCAGAGCCGGCAGCGGCGGCTCCCCGGCCTCAGGCGGAGCGCGAAGTCCCCGCAGATGCCGGGTCCGCCGAGTGGATCGCCACGCTGGAGCCTCTGGAATCCTATGCCCTCACCGCCTTCGGCGAAGGGCACCTCAAGGATTTCATCGACGAGGCCCGCGAGATGGCGGAAAATCTCAGTTCGGGGCTGCTGGAACTGGAACGCAACCCCACCGAGCAGGGTGAACTGGTCAACGACCTGTTCCGCTTCTTCCACAACCTCAAGGGCAACAGCGGCATTATCGGTTTTGCCGAACTGAACAGCCTGACCCACGAGGCGGAAACCCTGCTCAACAACGTGCGCCGGGGCGAAATGACCGGTTCGCACGAACTGGTGGACCTGCTGCTGCTGGTGGTGGACCTGCTGGAAGCGCTTGTGGCGCGCATCGACCCCGTGTCCGGCAACGTCACCCCGTTCGATATTTCGGTCATTCTCGAATGCCTGCGCAAGGCCGTGGCCGGTGGCGACATCACCCTGCCCGAAGGCCTCGGCGGTCGCCGCAGCGGTGGACCCGTGGCGGAAGCCCCCGCGCCGGAAGCCAGCGCCCCCGGCACGGATGACGACGAAGACGCGCCGTCCCCGCCCGTGGCCCCCGGCTACGACCCCGACGACGTGGCCCTGTTCATCAATACGGTACGCCAGCAGATGGACAACGTGGGCGTGGCCCTGAAGACCCTGGCCGTGGACGGCACCCAGCGCGAGTACGTTGACGCGTTGTACCGGTGCCTGGTGACCATCCAGAATTCTTCCGGCTACATGGGGTTGGACGATATTCGCGTCTACGCCGAGCGCACCGCGGGCCTGGTGGACCAGGCGCGCTTTTCGGGCATGGATTTCAGCCTGATGGTGGACCTGATGGAGCAGGAAACCTCCATCATTGGCGACATGCTGGAAAAGCAGATCGCCCGCATCAGCATGCCCGCGCCCGCCCAGGCCCCCGAAGCAGCCCCGGCTGTCCCCGAAGCCAAGGCGGCCCCCGCCCCGGCGGCAGAGGCCAGGGCCGTCGCCGCCCCGTCCGCCGCCAAGACTGACGTCACGACTGACGCCAGGGCAGCTGCCTCGGTTGATGCCGAAGACGAGGAAGCGGAGGACGACGACGCGGCGGTGGTCACCATTTCCTCGGTGACCGGAACCCCCGTGCCCGCAGCGGCGGTGAAGCCAGCCGCACCGGCCTCTGCTTCCGCCGTGGCCGCCCCTGCCGCTTCGGCCAGGCCTGCGGCACCGGTTGCTCCTGCCAGGCCCGCCGCTCCGTCAGCGCCTGCGGCCCCTGCGGCCCCTGCGGGCGGTCCGGGCGCGGCCGCAGCCGCGCAGGCCCAACAGGCGGGCACGGCCAAGGCCTCGTCCACCATCCGCGTGGACCACGAAAAGCTGGACCACCTGATGAACCTCATCGGCGAACTGATCATCAACCGCAACCGCTACACCATGCTGGCCCGCAGGCTGGAGGACGACACCAACGTCGTCATCGCCGAAGTGGCCCAGGACCTGTCCGAAACCACCTACGCCATGGCGCGCATTTCGGACGACCTGCAAGACACCATCATGAAGGTGCGCATGGTGCCGGTGTCCTCGGTGTTCTCGCGTTTCCCGCGCCTGGTGCGCGACCTGTCGCGCAAGAGCGGCAAGGAAGTGGACCTCATCCTGGAAGGCGAGGAAACGGAACTGGACAAGAGCGTCGTGGAAGTCATCGGCGACCCGCTGGTGCACCTCATCCGCAATGCCGTGGATCACGGCGTGGAGTCCGAGGACGAGCGCGTGGCCAAGGGCAAGAAGGCCAAGGGCAAGGTGACCCTGCGCGCCTACCACAAGGGCAACTCCGTCGCCATCGAGATCGAGGACGACGGCAAGGGCATCGACCCGGAAAAGATGCGCGAAGTGGCCGTGCGCAAGGGCATCATCACCCCCGACGAAGCCAAGGCCATGGACGACCGCGAAGCCATGGAACTCATCTTCGCCCCCGGGTTCTCCTCGGCAGAGAAGATCAC encodes the following:
- a CDS encoding chemotaxis protein CheA, with protein sequence MSQDFMDPEIFADFIVEAKEHLETIEPNLLELEKAPDNLALLNEIFRPMHSLKGASGFLGLNRINGLAHRAENIMDELRKGDMTVTSEIMDVILSATDALRQMVDNLDTTGGEGDVETESIIATIDAIMAGGAPPAAPRPAPAAPAPAPAPAPEPAPVAEPVVAPAPAPAPAPAAAPEPAAAAPRPQAEREVPADAGSAEWIATLEPLESYALTAFGEGHLKDFIDEAREMAENLSSGLLELERNPTEQGELVNDLFRFFHNLKGNSGIIGFAELNSLTHEAETLLNNVRRGEMTGSHELVDLLLLVVDLLEALVARIDPVSGNVTPFDISVILECLRKAVAGGDITLPEGLGGRRSGGPVAEAPAPEASAPGTDDDEDAPSPPVAPGYDPDDVALFINTVRQQMDNVGVALKTLAVDGTQREYVDALYRCLVTIQNSSGYMGLDDIRVYAERTAGLVDQARFSGMDFSLMVDLMEQETSIIGDMLEKQIARISMPAPAQAPEAAPAVPEAKAAPAPAAEARAVAAPSAAKTDVTTDARAAASVDAEDEEAEDDDAAVVTISSVTGTPVPAAAVKPAAPASASAVAAPAASARPAAPVAPARPAAPSAPAAPAAPAGGPGAAAAAQAQQAGTAKASSTIRVDHEKLDHLMNLIGELIINRNRYTMLARRLEDDTNVVIAEVAQDLSETTYAMARISDDLQDTIMKVRMVPVSSVFSRFPRLVRDLSRKSGKEVDLILEGEETELDKSVVEVIGDPLVHLIRNAVDHGVESEDERVAKGKKAKGKVTLRAYHKGNSVAIEIEDDGKGIDPEKMREVAVRKGIITPDEAKAMDDREAMELIFAPGFSSAEKITDISGRGVGMDVVRTNIKNLKGSVSIHSEIGKGTRFTLSLPLTLAIIDALMVNVAGEMYAIPLDAVSETTKIEARRLTDVKGRKAVTLRGEVLGIASLSELLGLPKGDKQDVLSVVVIHDNDRRLGLVVDRLLERQEIVIKPLGAYLGDLKGISGATIMGDGSVILILDPHEVYMMATSKAI